In one Agathobacter rectalis ATCC 33656 genomic region, the following are encoded:
- a CDS encoding sensor histidine kinase produces the protein MTFEKAMVILFTKVAQTVIAERFTHTFFDNDGNRVRKVFAYLFSVFIAIFVNLFFYKPIFNFLSIFLGLSAIALSYNGTIKRKCIFVFYILAVSCLIDLVVSAFLIKPFGYDGYSAFVSIFALLLLHAAQLITERFFGNDLGIELNNRYWLFIIASLLVCIITSIVIFMDKTVSSFSLSLVCGAFLLVNIIISYLMDDLVKSSQKALENQVLRDQVSSYEREIMLQNENMEALRSFRHDMKRHFAEISVLASTGEIEQIKNYVSAMENNLVESRRLVDSGNTALDTVLNYMLQRAVDKKIQLNVKVVVPSDLKLSAYDMNIIFGNLLENAIEAQKDVKNPSIDLEINYLMDSLVVEISNRCLQKVIFKGGLPITTKQSVREHGYGLKNVKKVLDKYISTLDFECSDERFTVKILMKI, from the coding sequence ATGACTTTTGAAAAAGCAATGGTTATTTTGTTTACAAAGGTAGCTCAGACTGTTATTGCAGAAAGATTTACTCATACTTTTTTTGATAATGATGGAAACAGAGTGCGAAAGGTATTTGCATATTTATTTAGTGTTTTTATAGCGATATTTGTAAACTTGTTTTTTTATAAACCGATATTTAATTTCCTTAGTATTTTCTTAGGGCTGTCAGCAATTGCTTTATCATATAATGGTACGATAAAAAGAAAATGTATATTTGTTTTTTATATTTTGGCAGTAAGCTGTCTCATAGATTTAGTAGTAAGTGCATTTTTGATAAAGCCCTTTGGATATGATGGATATTCAGCTTTTGTAAGTATATTTGCTCTTTTATTATTGCATGCTGCACAGTTGATTACAGAAAGATTTTTTGGAAATGATTTAGGCATAGAGCTGAATAATCGTTATTGGTTGTTTATTATTGCGTCGTTATTAGTATGTATTATAACATCAATAGTAATATTTATGGATAAAACCGTGTCATCATTTTCTCTTTCGTTAGTCTGCGGAGCATTTCTGCTTGTGAATATTATTATTTCATATCTGATGGATGATCTTGTTAAGTCTTCTCAGAAGGCTTTGGAAAATCAGGTACTTAGAGATCAGGTTAGTTCTTATGAAAGAGAGATTATGCTTCAGAATGAAAACATGGAGGCATTAAGATCATTTCGACATGATATGAAACGTCATTTTGCAGAGATTTCGGTGCTTGCTTCAACAGGCGAAATAGAACAGATAAAAAATTATGTGTCAGCTATGGAGAATAATCTTGTAGAATCAAGGCGGCTGGTTGATTCGGGTAATACGGCGCTTGATACAGTTTTAAATTATATGCTTCAGCGTGCGGTGGATAAGAAAATTCAGTTGAATGTAAAAGTTGTGGTTCCGAGTGATTTAAAATTATCGGCATATGATATGAATATTATTTTTGGAAACCTTTTGGAGAATGCGATAGAGGCACAAAAAGATGTAAAAAATCCAAGCATAGATTTGGAAATTAATTATTTAATGGATTCACTTGTTGTTGAGATTAGTAACAGGTGTTTACAAAAAGTGATATTTAAAGGGGGATTGCCGATTACGACAAAACAATCTGTAAGAGAACATGGTTATGGATTAAAGAATGTAAAGAAAGTGCTTGATAAATATATAAGCACACTGGATTTTGAGTGTTCAGATGAACGGTTCACCGTGAAAATATTGATGAAAATTTAA
- a CDS encoding O-methyltransferase — protein sequence MIVDERLVTYINSLDRGNTPVLDEIEKEALRDFVPIIRKEMQSFLKLLLAMQKPMRILEVGTAVGFSAVLMAEYAPKGCQIVTIENYEKRIPIAKANFERAGKQEQITLLEGDATEILPQLEGQFDMIFMDAAKGQYINFMPQVLRLLKTGGVLVSDNVLQDGDIIESHYIVERRNRTIYKRMREYLYELTHSDELVTAVMPIGDGITVSTKI from the coding sequence ATGATAGTTGATGAGAGACTTGTCACATATATCAATTCCTTGGACAGAGGCAACACGCCTGTATTAGATGAGATAGAGAAGGAAGCCTTAAGAGACTTCGTTCCGATTATCAGAAAAGAGATGCAGAGCTTTTTAAAGCTGCTTCTTGCAATGCAAAAACCAATGCGTATTCTCGAGGTGGGAACAGCGGTTGGTTTTTCTGCCGTTTTGATGGCAGAGTATGCACCGAAGGGTTGTCAGATAGTGACGATTGAAAATTACGAAAAAAGAATACCTATCGCAAAGGCCAACTTTGAAAGAGCCGGGAAGCAGGAGCAGATTACACTCTTAGAGGGCGATGCAACAGAAATACTTCCACAGCTTGAAGGACAGTTTGACATGATATTTATGGACGCGGCAAAGGGACAGTATATCAACTTTATGCCGCAGGTGCTTCGTCTTTTAAAGACAGGCGGGGTGCTGGTGTCCGACAATGTGCTGCAGGATGGCGATATTATAGAATCGCACTATATCGTTGAGCGCAGAAACCGTACCATCTACAAGCGTATGAGGGAGTATCTCTACGAGCTTACACACTCCGATGAGCTGGTGACGGCAGTGATGCCTATAGGTGATGGAATTACGGTGTCAACAAAGATTTGA
- a CDS encoding extracellular solute-binding protein, with protein MMKNSKKKGILIAVAVAVIVVIAVAAVCLNRKTDNAGAVSEGRTESADKTKKSDKADKEESENKRNSDAQVITFAIPDICKIDKNNLKKFNDALAADGHDYELEIKTLSYDNYGQAVEGALENGKTDIAFLGFGDAAGNNPVYDLVRSDLVLNLDDILSGDKGKTLYEAFPKNLWEMVKCDKHIYSIPSALASGEGVVYAAFNRDYVSDDAISAWDGSIDGIYQILQGVKWDKSDTPRFEYLINGYRFDDMLGCEIRNGLCFDYDTMSVGNPLESQKFTGYLRVLDRMKKDGYMSDDLTNEITYLNNPGLNDAQILKNIKAGNFAAALCVGSVDENFKKDNITVKEVKTYLSSRINSSIGVAKKAKDASAVMDFLSLLYGDEKYGNILLYGEKDKDYKLKDGIAEACDGGSLDDDYLTKLSLNLFVNVYPTKNEKYVDNRKKEFFDFYDNATLSPFIGFEPDTKNMGSISTDLDDFMTGLHGATVDDTLDGAVQKLTADGMDSYLDSVRNQWEEYKQ; from the coding sequence ATGATGAAGAATAGTAAGAAAAAGGGTATTTTGATAGCGGTTGCAGTAGCAGTCATTGTTGTTATAGCAGTGGCGGCAGTCTGCCTTAACAGAAAAACGGATAATGCCGGAGCTGTCAGCGAAGGCCGGACAGAGTCGGCTGATAAAACAAAAAAGTCGGATAAAGCTGATAAAGAAGAATCAGAGAACAAAAGAAATTCAGATGCGCAGGTTATAACGTTTGCTATACCTGATATTTGTAAGATTGATAAGAATAATCTAAAGAAGTTCAACGATGCACTTGCTGCGGACGGACATGATTATGAGCTCGAAATCAAAACCTTGTCCTATGACAATTACGGACAGGCTGTTGAGGGAGCCTTGGAAAACGGTAAAACAGATATAGCATTCCTGGGTTTCGGTGATGCTGCCGGAAATAATCCGGTGTATGATCTGGTACGCTCGGATCTGGTCCTGAATCTTGATGATATCTTATCAGGCGATAAAGGAAAAACACTTTATGAGGCTTTTCCAAAGAATCTTTGGGAGATGGTTAAATGCGATAAGCATATTTATTCGATTCCGTCAGCACTTGCAAGTGGTGAGGGAGTAGTTTATGCAGCCTTCAACAGGGATTACGTTTCTGACGATGCGATAAGTGCATGGGATGGCAGCATAGACGGAATATATCAGATACTTCAGGGGGTTAAATGGGATAAAAGTGATACTCCGAGGTTCGAGTATCTCATAAACGGATATAGATTTGATGATATGCTTGGCTGTGAGATAAGAAACGGGCTCTGCTTCGACTATGATACTATGTCTGTTGGAAATCCTTTAGAGTCACAGAAATTTACCGGGTATCTGAGGGTGCTTGACCGGATGAAGAAAGACGGCTATATGTCTGATGATTTGACAAATGAGATAACATATCTCAACAATCCGGGGCTGAATGATGCTCAGATATTAAAAAATATCAAGGCAGGCAATTTTGCGGCTGCTTTATGTGTCGGTAGCGTGGATGAAAATTTCAAAAAGGACAATATCACGGTAAAGGAAGTAAAGACTTACCTTTCATCAAGGATAAACAGCTCCATCGGTGTAGCAAAGAAAGCAAAGGATGCTTCTGCTGTGATGGATTTCCTTAGTCTGTTATATGGAGATGAAAAGTACGGCAATATCCTTTTGTACGGTGAAAAAGATAAGGATTATAAGCTTAAAGATGGCATTGCAGAAGCTTGTGATGGAGGCAGTCTGGATGATGACTATCTGACGAAGCTTAGTCTTAATCTTTTCGTGAATGTTTATCCGACAAAGAACGAGAAATATGTGGACAATCGTAAGAAGGAGTTTTTTGACTTTTATGACAATGCCACATTGTCTCCGTTTATCGGCTTCGAACCGGATACTAAGAATATGGGCAGTATTTCAACAGATTTAGATGATTTCATGACAGGACTGCATGGTGCCACTGTAGATGATACTTTAGACGGTGCCGTACAAAAGCTTACAGCAGATGGAATGGACAGCTATCTTGACAGTGTAAGAAACCAGTGGGAGGAATATAAACAATGA
- a CDS encoding accessory gene regulator B family protein produces the protein MIEQIANIISDNNEEKEIVYFGLKRLKVILITCILVIITGMLLHEISQTILYIACLLPLRQNAGGYHMQKIWKCSIFSYIILVLMIFYLKYVELNVGVNVILLISSIIIISILSPVCNKNHYLDNMEKKVYGRRARLVCYIEGLIFIFFIYLKKWYKIIVMAEVTTAVLLIIGKIQEKIIERKAINDL, from the coding sequence ATGATAGAACAAATAGCCAATATAATTAGCGATAATAATGAAGAAAAAGAAATAGTATATTTTGGTCTTAAGAGACTAAAGGTGATTTTGATTACCTGTATATTGGTTATAATTACAGGAATGTTATTACATGAAATAAGTCAAACCATTCTGTATATAGCTTGCCTTTTACCATTACGTCAGAATGCAGGTGGCTATCATATGCAAAAGATATGGAAATGCTCTATTTTCTCATATATCATTTTAGTATTAATGATTTTCTATTTAAAATACGTTGAATTGAATGTTGGAGTAAATGTGATTCTATTAATTAGTTCTATAATAATTATATCTATACTCTCACCAGTTTGTAATAAGAATCATTATTTGGATAACATGGAGAAAAAAGTATATGGACGGCGTGCAAGGCTTGTTTGCTATATTGAAGGTTTAATATTTATATTCTTTATTTATTTAAAAAAATGGTATAAGATAATTGTAATGGCAGAAGTAACTACTGCTGTATTATTGATAATAGGAAAAATACAAGAAAAAATAATAGAAAGAAAAGCTATCAATGATTTATAA
- a CDS encoding endolytic transglycosylase MltG, whose product MDFNKALFGFIRVAFSIMIALLVLFAGIKICSICYDFGYRVFTEPAMTNGDGQDVLVQVEKGISAEELGQLLEDKGLVRDHNLFYLQLKLSAYSGHIKPGIYTLNTSMTAKDMMVIMSSDKSDEEQTQTTEPSDTQ is encoded by the coding sequence ATGGATTTTAACAAGGCTTTATTTGGTTTTATAAGGGTTGCTTTTTCAATAATGATTGCTCTTTTAGTGCTGTTTGCGGGCATAAAAATCTGCAGCATCTGCTATGATTTTGGCTACAGAGTTTTTACTGAGCCTGCCATGACAAATGGCGATGGTCAGGATGTACTCGTTCAGGTGGAAAAGGGCATCTCCGCAGAGGAGCTTGGACAGCTTTTAGAGGACAAGGGCCTTGTAAGGGATCACAATTTATTTTATCTCCAGCTTAAGCTGTCTGCTTACTCAGGACATATAAAGCCAGGGATATACACACTCAACACTTCAATGACGGCAAAGGATATGATGGTAATCATGTCCTCCGACAAGAGCGATGAAGAACAGACACAGACTACGGAGCCTTCGGATACACAGTAA
- a CDS encoding LytR/AlgR family response regulator transcription factor produces the protein MIYKVAICDDEINQCAVLEKIIIEYFNNRAEKCEVEVWYDSMSLCRDIKEFNPQILFLDIELPGDNGVYAGKYIRETLHNDRMNIVFISHKTSYAMELFQIHPYDFLIKPIDDNVLYDTMTKILQLEDVQKKEFRYTYNKTGYSIPYGEIMLFSSRNKTITICKTDGESVSYYGKLSDIVSNLPFQFVCISKSYIVNIKCIKSWKSDAVLLKNGMEISIAQSKRASFKQAIFNYGRSKEVI, from the coding sequence ATGATTTATAAAGTGGCAATATGTGATGACGAGATTAATCAGTGCGCTGTACTCGAAAAAATAATTATTGAATATTTTAATAACAGAGCTGAAAAATGCGAGGTTGAAGTATGGTATGATTCTATGTCATTATGCAGAGACATAAAAGAATTCAATCCGCAGATACTTTTTCTGGATATTGAGTTACCGGGTGATAATGGGGTTTATGCAGGAAAATATATAAGGGAAACGCTTCATAATGACAGGATGAATATTGTGTTTATTTCTCATAAAACAAGCTATGCTATGGAGCTTTTTCAAATTCATCCATATGATTTTCTTATAAAACCGATAGATGATAATGTTTTGTATGATACCATGACTAAAATATTACAACTTGAAGATGTGCAGAAAAAAGAATTCAGATATACATATAATAAGACAGGATATTCTATTCCATATGGTGAAATTATGTTGTTTTCCAGTAGAAATAAAACTATTACTATATGCAAAACCGATGGTGAAAGTGTATCTTATTATGGAAAACTTAGTGATATTGTATCAAATCTTCCGTTTCAGTTTGTCTGCATAAGCAAGTCATATATAGTCAATATAAAATGTATTAAATCATGGAAAAGTGATGCTGTTTTACTGAAAAATGGTATGGAAATAAGTATAGCACAGTCTAAAAGGGCTTCATTTAAGCAAGCAATTTTTAACTATGGAAGGAGTAAGGAAGTGATATGA
- a CDS encoding peptidase U32 family protein: MRKIELLCPASSLEVLKIAVIYGADAVYIGGEAFGLRAKAKNFSMEEMAEGVAFAHAHGVRVYVTANILAHNYDLDGVREYFTELHNMKPDRPDALIIADPAVFMIAKEVCPEIERHVSTQANNTNYGTYQFWWNLGASRVVTARELSLKEIKEIRGHIDDRMEIETFVHGAMCISYSGRCLLSNYFTGRDANKGACTHPCRWKYSVVEEKRPGEYLPVYENERGTYIFNSKDLCMIEHIPDLIDAGIDSYKIEGRMKTALYVATVARTYRKAIDDYLESPEKYEANMPWYLEQIKSCTYRQFTTGFFYGKPSEETQIYDNNTYEKGYTYLGIVGAPNEKGLYRMEQRNKFSVGEQIEIMKPNGDNVLATVLALVDEDGNEMESCPHPQQVFYVKLSETPDEFDILRRQENEAIALD, encoded by the coding sequence ATGAGAAAAATAGAATTACTTTGTCCGGCGAGCAGCCTGGAGGTACTTAAGATAGCAGTTATATATGGAGCTGATGCAGTTTACATCGGTGGAGAGGCATTTGGACTCAGGGCCAAGGCTAAGAATTTCTCAATGGAGGAGATGGCAGAGGGCGTGGCCTTTGCGCATGCTCACGGTGTGAGAGTGTATGTTACTGCCAATATTTTGGCTCACAACTATGACCTTGACGGAGTGCGTGAATATTTTACAGAGCTTCACAATATGAAGCCGGACAGACCTGATGCACTGATCATTGCAGACCCGGCAGTTTTCATGATTGCAAAGGAGGTCTGCCCGGAGATAGAAAGACATGTCAGCACACAGGCCAACAACACGAACTACGGCACATATCAGTTCTGGTGGAATCTCGGAGCCAGCCGCGTGGTGACAGCCAGAGAGCTTTCGCTTAAGGAGATAAAGGAGATAAGAGGGCATATAGATGACAGGATGGAGATAGAGACCTTCGTGCACGGAGCAATGTGTATCTCATATTCCGGCCGATGCCTGCTTTCCAACTATTTCACAGGCCGTGATGCGAATAAAGGCGCGTGCACACATCCGTGCCGCTGGAAGTACTCTGTTGTGGAGGAAAAGCGCCCGGGTGAGTATCTGCCGGTATACGAGAATGAGCGTGGCACATATATCTTCAACTCAAAGGATCTGTGCATGATAGAGCATATTCCGGATCTGATTGATGCAGGAATAGACAGCTACAAGATAGAGGGACGTATGAAGACCGCTCTCTATGTGGCAACAGTAGCAAGAACCTACCGCAAGGCGATAGATGATTATCTTGAGTCACCTGAAAAATACGAGGCAAATATGCCATGGTACTTAGAGCAGATAAAGAGCTGTACCTACAGACAGTTTACCACAGGCTTTTTCTACGGAAAGCCTTCGGAGGAGACTCAGATATACGATAACAATACTTACGAGAAGGGCTACACTTATCTCGGTATCGTAGGTGCACCAAATGAAAAAGGTCTCTACCGCATGGAGCAGAGAAACAAGTTCTCAGTTGGCGAGCAGATAGAAATCATGAAGCCAAACGGTGACAATGTGCTTGCAACAGTGCTTGCGCTCGTTGATGAGGACGGCAATGAGATGGAATCCTGCCCACATCCACAGCAGGTATTCTATGTAAAGCTGTCAGAGACACCTGATGAGTTTGATATTTTAAGACGTCAGGAGAATGAGGCTATCGCTTTAGATTAA
- a CDS encoding ATP-binding cassette domain-containing protein produces the protein MTLELEGLTKVYKDKTALDDVSFSFTPGIYGLLGPNGAGKSTMMNLISDNLTPSKGRVLLDGRGIDELGSEYRKLLGYMPQQQNIYPELSLRRFLYFMASLKGLKKSEAGKDIEHYVRMVKLDDVLGKKLGAFSGGMKQRALIAQALIGNPGILILDEPTAGLDPKERIRIRNLISEVAKDKIVIIATHVVTDVEFIAKEIVMLSNGKIIRSGSPSKLLNELDGKVWNIFLSDNEIDEVNTGYKVSNISRDADGVIARIIADSYDGRWQKEAVRPNLEDLYLYLNGD, from the coding sequence ATGACACTTGAATTGGAGGGGCTTACAAAAGTTTATAAGGATAAAACTGCGCTGGATGATGTGTCTTTTTCATTTACACCCGGCATATATGGGCTTTTGGGACCTAATGGAGCCGGTAAATCAACTATGATGAATCTCATTTCTGACAATCTGACTCCATCAAAAGGCCGTGTGCTGCTTGACGGAAGGGGCATAGACGAGCTTGGAAGTGAATACAGGAAGCTTCTCGGATATATGCCGCAGCAGCAGAATATATATCCGGAGCTTAGTCTTAGGCGTTTTCTTTACTTTATGGCATCCCTGAAAGGGTTAAAAAAGAGTGAAGCCGGTAAAGATATAGAGCACTATGTGCGCATGGTAAAGCTTGATGATGTCCTTGGAAAGAAGCTTGGAGCTTTTTCGGGTGGAATGAAGCAGAGAGCACTGATAGCACAGGCACTTATAGGCAATCCCGGCATCCTTATACTGGATGAGCCGACGGCGGGGCTTGACCCAAAGGAGAGAATCAGAATCCGTAATCTGATATCAGAGGTTGCAAAGGACAAGATCGTTATTATTGCGACTCATGTGGTTACGGATGTAGAGTTTATCGCTAAAGAGATAGTTATGTTAAGCAACGGTAAAATAATAAGGAGTGGTTCTCCGTCAAAGCTGCTTAATGAGCTGGATGGAAAGGTATGGAATATTTTTTTATCGGATAATGAGATAGATGAGGTGAACACCGGATATAAGGTGAGCAATATTTCAAGGGATGCAGACGGTGTCATAGCCCGCATTATTGCCGATTCGTATGATGGCAGATGGCAGAAGGAGGCTGTGCGGCCAAATCTTGAGGACTTGTATTTGTATCTTAATGGGGACTGA
- the ruvX gene encoding Holliday junction resolvase RuvX — MRILGLDFGSKTVGVAVSDELLITAQGVEIVRRKSPSKLRQTLARIEEIIAEYKVDRIVLGYPKNMNNTEGERCEKTKEFGDMLARRTGLEVIYWDERLTTVAADRSMMETGIRRENRKEFVDEIAAIFILQGYLDYLSNSRS; from the coding sequence ATGAGGATATTAGGTCTTGATTTTGGTTCAAAGACAGTCGGAGTAGCGGTGAGCGACGAGCTCTTAATCACAGCACAGGGCGTTGAGATAGTGCGCAGGAAGTCGCCATCCAAGCTCAGACAGACTTTGGCACGTATTGAGGAGATTATTGCGGAGTACAAGGTGGACAGGATTGTGCTCGGCTATCCTAAAAACATGAATAACACGGAAGGAGAACGCTGCGAGAAGACGAAGGAGTTCGGGGATATGCTTGCAAGGCGCACAGGTCTTGAGGTCATATACTGGGATGAGCGTCTTACGACAGTCGCAGCCGACCGTTCTATGATGGAAACCGGCATACGCAGGGAGAATCGCAAGGAGTTTGTTGATGAGATAGCAGCGATTTTTATTTTGCAGGGATATTTGGATTATCTGTCAAATAGTCGGTCTTAG
- a CDS encoding ribonuclease J, producing MKKTEKQNTGKLKIIPLGGLEQIGMNITAFEYEDSIIVVDCGLSFPEDDMLGIDLVIPDITYLKENIDKVKGFFITHGHEDHIGAIPYVLKEINVPIYATKLTIGIIDRKLEEHGMLKTVKRKVVKYGQHINLGCFRVEFIKTNHSIQDAAALAIYSPAGIVVHTGDFKVDYTPVFGDAIDLARFGEIGKKGVLALMCDSTNAERPGFTQSEKSVGKVLDGIFEDHRKNRIIIATFASNVDRVQQIINCAEKYGRKVAIEGRSMVNIISIASELGYLSLPDNILIDVEQLRSYPDEQTVIITTGSQGESMAALSRMANGTHRKVSIKPNDTIVFSSNPIPGNEKSVTGIINELMMKGADVIFQDVHVSGHACQEDIKLIYSLVNPKYAIPVHGEYKHLVAQAKIAEQLGYDTDHIKILSSGDVLEINEDGAKVTGRVHVGNVMVDGLGVGDVGNIVLRDRQRLAEDGIIIVVMTLEAGSGQLLAGPDIVSRGFVYVRNSESLMDEAKCVLDDTMERLTDNNVTDWGKIKTEVKDALGDFVWKETKRRPMIIPIIMEV from the coding sequence TTGAAGAAAACAGAAAAACAGAATACAGGTAAGCTTAAGATTATTCCACTTGGAGGATTAGAGCAGATTGGAATGAATATTACTGCCTTTGAGTATGAGGACAGTATTATTGTAGTAGATTGCGGATTATCATTCCCTGAGGACGATATGCTGGGAATAGATTTGGTTATCCCTGATATCACATATCTTAAGGAGAACATCGATAAGGTCAAGGGATTCTTTATCACTCATGGACATGAGGATCATATCGGTGCTATTCCTTATGTGCTTAAGGAGATAAATGTACCGATATACGCTACAAAGCTTACCATCGGAATTATTGACAGAAAGCTTGAAGAGCATGGCATGCTCAAGACTGTCAAGAGAAAAGTCGTAAAATACGGACAGCATATCAACCTTGGCTGCTTCAGGGTTGAGTTTATAAAGACTAACCACAGTATCCAGGATGCGGCAGCGCTTGCTATCTATTCACCGGCAGGTATAGTTGTTCATACAGGCGATTTCAAGGTGGACTATACACCTGTATTTGGAGATGCAATCGACCTTGCAAGGTTTGGTGAGATTGGAAAGAAGGGCGTGCTCGCGCTTATGTGCGACAGTACCAATGCAGAAAGACCGGGCTTCACACAGTCTGAGAAGTCTGTCGGAAAGGTATTGGACGGCATCTTTGAGGATCACAGGAAAAACAGAATTATCATTGCTACATTTGCATCAAATGTAGACCGTGTGCAGCAGATTATCAACTGTGCGGAGAAGTACGGCAGAAAGGTAGCCATCGAGGGACGAAGCATGGTAAATATCATTTCCATAGCCTCAGAGCTTGGCTATCTGTCGCTGCCTGACAATATTCTTATAGATGTAGAACAGCTTAGAAGCTATCCTGATGAGCAGACTGTCATCATCACGACAGGAAGCCAGGGAGAGTCAATGGCAGCTCTTTCACGTATGGCAAACGGTACCCACAGAAAGGTATCCATAAAGCCAAACGATACCATTGTATTCAGCTCAAACCCTATACCGGGAAATGAGAAGTCGGTTACAGGTATCATCAATGAGCTCATGATGAAGGGTGCAGATGTTATATTCCAGGATGTCCATGTTTCCGGCCATGCGTGTCAGGAGGATATAAAGCTTATTTATTCTCTTGTCAATCCAAAGTACGCAATCCCTGTTCATGGAGAGTACAAGCATCTTGTGGCACAGGCAAAAATAGCCGAGCAGCTCGGATATGATACAGACCACATCAAGATCCTTTCATCAGGAGATGTGCTTGAAATCAATGAGGACGGTGCCAAGGTGACAGGCAGAGTGCATGTGGGCAATGTCATGGTCGATGGACTCGGTGTAGGAGATGTAGGAAATATCGTGCTCCGTGACAGACAGCGTCTGGCTGAGGACGGAATCATCATCGTTGTGATGACACTTGAGGCAGGCTCAGGACAGCTGCTTGCAGGTCCTGATATAGTATCGAGAGGATTTGTATATGTGCGCAATTCTGAGAGCCTGATGGATGAGGCGAAATGCGTGCTGGATGACACAATGGAGCGTCTGACAGACAACAATGTGACAGACTGGGGCAAGATAAAGACAGAGGTAAAGGATGCATTGGGAGACTTTGTTTGGAAGGAAACAAAGAGAAGACCGATGATTATACCTATAATTATGGAAGTGTAG
- a CDS encoding DUF1292 domain-containing protein, whose product MQKIKFTDPQTNDVVEFAVEEETTLNGTRYLLVSEGEESGDCEAYILKEVSTKDEEVLYQMVEDDVEFSAIAKVFSELTDDDTALEY is encoded by the coding sequence ATGCAGAAAATTAAATTTACTGATCCGCAGACCAATGATGTTGTCGAGTTTGCGGTTGAAGAAGAGACAACACTTAATGGAACACGATATCTTTTAGTTTCCGAAGGAGAAGAAAGCGGAGACTGTGAAGCATATATTTTAAAAGAAGTAAGCACAAAGGATGAAGAGGTGCTTTATCAGATGGTTGAAGACGATGTTGAGTTTTCGGCTATTGCTAAGGTATTTTCTGAGCTTACGGATGATGACACTGCACTTGAATATTAG